In one window of Myxococcales bacterium DNA:
- a CDS encoding CHASE2 domain-containing protein translates to MKPASTPSPIGVALAFALGTFACSAAPAEDATEDSALVAEGNAVKPTPRAVVKVLWRDGVTNDWLAKEPSSLDGAPIGTALPRVREVYARLFARLATSKSPPSVVLVNVARTADQERHATDAALAKAMSSAPFPFVLPVLPDKAPDALLYGIPQVNVGHDRAFFQCLEILTPDGSTTCQRGAKVTPLGPLAFPADASGAATVPPAPFPSTVVAAAAFRAVRLGSLDLSKPLGRERLDAMAASLAPLIEETDAITSSGAKGSHRSGVVARALAMPSPLSFSQVLTSDEVLESLGGSVVIVGGSADSADDQWFGPNQPKGGSTLTMAADLQRMLQIAVKD, encoded by the coding sequence ATGAAGCCCGCCTCAACACCATCGCCCATTGGCGTCGCGCTCGCCTTCGCGCTTGGGACCTTCGCGTGCAGCGCCGCCCCCGCGGAGGACGCGACGGAAGACTCGGCGCTCGTCGCCGAAGGCAATGCCGTCAAGCCGACGCCGCGCGCCGTCGTGAAGGTGCTGTGGCGCGACGGGGTCACCAACGACTGGCTCGCAAAAGAGCCGTCGTCGCTCGATGGCGCGCCCATCGGCACCGCCTTGCCGCGCGTCCGTGAGGTCTACGCGCGGCTCTTCGCGCGACTTGCCACCTCGAAGTCTCCCCCGTCGGTGGTGCTGGTCAACGTCGCGCGAACCGCTGACCAAGAGCGCCACGCGACCGACGCCGCCCTCGCCAAGGCGATGTCATCGGCCCCCTTTCCCTTCGTGCTGCCGGTGCTGCCCGACAAGGCGCCCGACGCACTCCTCTACGGCATCCCGCAGGTCAACGTGGGGCATGACCGCGCGTTCTTTCAGTGCCTCGAAATCCTCACTCCAGACGGTTCGACGACCTGTCAGCGTGGTGCGAAGGTCACGCCTCTCGGACCGCTCGCGTTCCCGGCCGACGCTTCCGGTGCCGCCACGGTGCCGCCGGCGCCGTTCCCAAGCACCGTCGTGGCCGCAGCAGCGTTCCGCGCGGTCCGTCTCGGATCGCTCGACCTTTCGAAGCCCCTCGGTCGCGAGCGACTCGACGCGATGGCGGCGTCGCTCGCGCCGCTCATCGAGGAGACCGACGCCATCACTTCGAGTGGCGCCAAGGGGTCGCACCGTTCGGGCGTAGTCGCGAGAGCGCTCGCCATGCCGAGCCCATTATCCTTCTCGCAAGTGCTCACGAGCGACGAGGTCCTCGAATCGCTCGGCGGGAGCGTCGTCATTGTGGGTGGTTCAGCCGATTCCGCCGACGACCAGTGGTTCGGCCCGAACCAACCAAAGGGCGGTTCAACGCTCACCATGGCCGCCGATCTGCAGCGGATGCTGCAGATCGCTGTCAAAGACTGA
- a CDS encoding trypsin-like serine protease encodes MLVASFAMLLACGQPDAPLRTEFGQQAIVGGIAAPDETAIVLIVYDDDTTSFCSAVVIAPNLLMTARHCVTDVGSGIRTSCAGAVTTSSPPYFDEMRPFRIGVVTDGSALANARVKPATRGRRVFHPASNDRCSPDVALVELEAPLSVPAVRLELATRPNVGQSVSVVGYGSANGRSVTPPTRRKRDVIVRAYPASGIGTATTGVCDGDSGGGILAADGTLVGITFAGVAEASNCNGDTGFVPLPDVADLVRFALQETGNVADAPAGAPEGGAPPQPAPPTDAGSGCSLAPPNEPRGSLALLALAALFGLARRRRDACAAIATCSVASGLLVAACSASDNVEPTGVDAGPDGAPAPARPDGSLVADVYVSGAVGDKCTPINVPMDVFPASRPLLRSPDACSAADIAAFAKACASFAVPWNDACFTFVEGHTDCAACTHAAAFGAAWGPILNVSWQVWVPNVGAALLRKGVSASCAAATTRETVCANAACTCGGQASPQTECQGEALKTTCKTLVAETAAACTDVERATTVSVKRNWAAELAGLATAACGAEVDGGAADAAPTDAGGQ; translated from the coding sequence ATGCTCGTCGCCTCCTTCGCCATGCTCCTGGCATGCGGGCAGCCGGACGCGCCGCTTCGCACCGAGTTTGGGCAGCAGGCCATCGTCGGTGGCATCGCCGCACCAGATGAAACGGCCATCGTGCTCATCGTCTACGACGATGACACGACGTCGTTCTGCTCCGCCGTTGTCATCGCGCCCAACCTGCTCATGACGGCGCGTCACTGCGTGACCGACGTTGGCTCAGGCATCCGAACGTCTTGCGCGGGCGCAGTCACCACTTCGTCGCCACCTTACTTTGACGAGATGCGTCCCTTCCGCATCGGCGTGGTTACGGATGGCTCGGCATTGGCGAACGCGCGGGTCAAACCCGCCACGCGTGGCCGCCGGGTGTTTCACCCGGCCTCGAACGACCGCTGCAGCCCCGACGTGGCCCTCGTCGAGCTAGAGGCCCCGCTCTCCGTACCGGCGGTTCGGCTCGAACTCGCGACGCGGCCGAACGTTGGGCAATCCGTGAGTGTGGTCGGGTACGGCTCCGCAAACGGCCGCTCTGTAACCCCGCCGACGCGTCGCAAACGAGATGTGATCGTCCGCGCCTACCCAGCGTCGGGAATCGGGACCGCGACCACTGGCGTGTGCGATGGCGACAGCGGAGGGGGTATCCTCGCCGCGGACGGCACGCTCGTCGGCATCACCTTCGCTGGCGTGGCGGAAGCCTCGAATTGCAACGGGGATACGGGATTCGTTCCCTTGCCGGATGTCGCCGATCTGGTGCGGTTCGCGCTGCAGGAGACGGGAAACGTCGCAGACGCTCCGGCCGGAGCGCCGGAGGGCGGCGCCCCGCCGCAGCCCGCGCCTCCCACGGACGCTGGCTCCGGCTGTTCGTTAGCGCCCCCCAACGAGCCTCGCGGTTCACTCGCGCTGCTGGCCCTCGCGGCGCTCTTCGGTCTGGCGCGGCGCCGGCGGGACGCTTGCGCCGCGATCGCGACGTGCTCGGTCGCGAGCGGGCTTCTGGTGGCGGCGTGCAGCGCGAGCGACAACGTCGAGCCGACGGGCGTCGACGCGGGACCGGACGGAGCACCGGCCCCCGCCAGACCGGACGGGTCGCTCGTCGCCGACGTGTATGTGTCCGGCGCGGTGGGCGACAAGTGCACGCCCATCAACGTCCCGATGGACGTCTTCCCTGCTTCGCGTCCGCTGTTGCGCTCCCCCGACGCATGCTCCGCGGCAGACATCGCCGCCTTCGCCAAGGCCTGCGCCTCGTTTGCGGTTCCCTGGAACGACGCCTGCTTTACCTTCGTCGAGGGGCACACGGACTGCGCCGCCTGCACCCATGCGGCCGCGTTTGGCGCGGCGTGGGGACCCATCCTCAATGTCTCGTGGCAGGTCTGGGTTCCCAACGTCGGCGCAGCACTGCTCCGAAAAGGCGTGTCTGCTTCGTGTGCCGCGGCGACCACGCGCGAAACCGTTTGCGCAAACGCCGCTTGCACCTGCGGCGGACAGGCGAGCCCTCAGACCGAATGTCAAGGCGAGGCCCTCAAGACAACGTGCAAGACCCTTGTCGCCGAGACCGCGGCAGCGTGCACCGACGTGGAGCGGGCGACGACCGTGAGCGTGAAAAGGAACTGGGCCGCGGAACTTGCGGGACTCGCGACCGCGGCCTGCGGTGCAGAGGTCGACGGCGGTGCGGCTGACGCCGCACCCACTGACGCCGGAGGCCAGTAA